Within the Candidatus Margulisiibacteriota bacterium genome, the region ATTTTCACCGTAAACCACCGGAATATTCCTAACTTTTCGGCGCAGAGTTTTCAGGCAGTAGGCGCTGGCTGCGGCGATGACAAATTGTTCGCGGCCGCGCGACAACTTGACGATCTGCAAAAACACCGGCAAAAGATTGGCCAGTTCCTGCCGGCGGCTGCCCGGAAACAAAGCGACCAGCGGCTTGTCCGCGGCCAGCTGGTGTTTTCGCCGGAACATTTTTAGATTTATTTTCTGCCGCGCGGCAATTTCGCTCAAAGGATGCCCGTTGTATATACTGCGGCCGCCAAGTTTTTGATAAAAAGCCTGCTCCTCGGGAAATATCGAGATTATCAAATCGCAGATCGCGGCGATTTTTTTTCCGGCGGCCGGTGTGCCCCACAGCCACTCCTGCGGCGAAATGTAGTAAACCACCGGAATGCCCAGTTTCCTGGCATACTTAGCGGCTGGCAGGTTGAAGCCCTGACCGTCCACGCACAAAAACAAGTCCGGCCTGGCGCGGCGCAAATATTTTTTCAATTTACCTAAAGCGCACAAATAAGCCGGCAGATACCGCAGCGGCTCGAGCAGGCCGACCGTGCTGCAACTGGTCAGATCGGCCAGGATTTCCATTCCTGCTTTACGCAAAGCCTCGCCGCCGAAGCCGCTGAATTTTATTTTTGCGCGGGTTTGTTTTTGGATCGCCGCGGCCAGCCGCGCCGCATGCAAATCGCCGCTGGTCTCGATCGCGCTGATAAAAATTTCTCGCATCATTATCCTCGTTTAAAAACTAATCATTTGCCCGCTGACACCCAGCTCTTCTTTCAGCAGATTATACCTGAAATCGATAAGCCAGGTCTTTGTTCTCAGGCGCAGAAAATAGATCAAGGTGTGAATATTGCCGCGGTAGATAGAATACTGCGTGGTCTGCCCAAGATCGAAACCCCACAAATTCAGCAGGACAGTTGTGCGCACATTGTCATCGTAATTTTCTTCGCTGTCGTAATTAAACGGCGAGCCGCCGCGCTGGTCAATATAATCCGTCACCCGCCAATCGCCAGTCCAAATCCAAAATTTTTTCCGCCCCTCGAGATAACCATAGATGCGGTGCCAGCTGTAGGGGGACAGCGAATATTTGACCGTGTCGTAGCCGACACCGGGACGGAATTCCTCAAGATACGGCATTTCGTAATCGCGGTACAATTCCGACAGCGAAGCCCAGCGGTAACCCGCCTGCGCGCTGGTCAACTCCTTGAGCGACGCATAGATATTGTTGGTGTAAAGACTGATTTTCTGCCAATTCAATTTAAAATTACCGCTATAGCTCAGCTCAAACTCGCGCATCAACAAATCTCC harbors:
- the lpxB gene encoding lipid-A-disaccharide synthase — translated: MMREIFISAIETSGDLHAARLAAAIQKQTRAKIKFSGFGGEALRKAGMEILADLTSCSTVGLLEPLRYLPAYLCALGKLKKYLRRARPDLFLCVDGQGFNLPAAKYARKLGIPVVYYISPQEWLWGTPAAGKKIAAICDLIISIFPEEQAFYQKLGGRSIYNGHPLSEIAARQKINLKMFRRKHQLAADKPLVALFPGSRRQELANLLPVFLQIVKLSRGREQFVIAAASAYCLKTLRRKVRNIPVVYGENYALLAAADIVLSATGTITLEAALLGAPIIAVYKFPKFSYWLINKLLAQKIPQYKALPNMLAGKEIMPERIQNFTAAELSALLAKTLYNKNKLRQIKAEFRKLRARLSAKDVLKKNARAVLDLLNPKTL